A single window of Watersipora subatra chromosome 11, tzWatSuba1.1, whole genome shotgun sequence DNA harbors:
- the LOC137408837 gene encoding galactoside alpha-(1,2)-fucosyltransferase 1-like, producing the protein MAPTSPIERKHFCLTIAIAVFLFTMLVYRSASPVAYNVFNSQCDCRSSEEPECITVCKKITSVFLPKLYDHGLNQTATPASAAVTTTTPPHPVIPNLGECDACLAGKSLVTVNKGWLCGQARIGNKMFMMAPAIAAAAKLNRTFVLPQDGGSCDWIDMLKEFFISVSSTVPLLPEKSFKDWEVFGEGGFTHFSPIEPDSNQNISIGGYRQSWKYFNSSSQASALRETFRFNKKYDSAAVHSLESAKSALKIQQPIFVGVHMRIGDLKDKDRLNYGYQMANQSFYLNALEAAKTCLNQSESIIFIVASDTLKDAKEMLSPAEKLYNIVWLHGSAYEDFATLSYCNHSIISGGTYGFWTAWLAGGETFYFSNFSKPGTNFHKGFIASNFYLPQWRPVGWSKYVFQ; encoded by the exons ATGGCGCCAACCAGCCCCATAGAGAGAAAGCATTTCTGTTTGACTATAGCCATAGCAGTGTTTTTATTTACAATGCTAGTCTATCGGTCCGCCTCCCCTGTAGCCTACAATGTCTTTAATTCGCAATGCGACTGCCGATCTAGCGAAGAGCCTGAGTGTATTActgtttgtaaaaaaattacttCAGTTTTTCTACCAAAGTTATATGATCACGGCTTAAATCAAACAGCCACACCGGCATCAGCTGCTGTTACCACGACAACGCCACCACACCCTGTGATTCCTAATCTCGGAGAATGCGATGCCTGCTTGGCTGGAAAATCTCTTGTCACCGTGAATAAAG GTTGGCTGTGTGGACAGGCAAGGATAGGAAACAAGATGTTTATGATGGCGCCTGCAATTGCTGCCGCTGCAAAATTGAATCGTACCTTTGTTTTACCACAAGATGGCGGTAGCTGTGATTGGATTGATATGCTAAAAGAATTTTTCATTTCTGTTAGCTCAACTGTTCCTCTTTTACCAGAGAAGAGCTTCAAAGATTGGGAAGTTTTTGGCGAGGGTGGATTTACACATTTTAGTCCAATTGAGCCGGACTCAAaccaaaatatttccatcggGGGTTACAGACAATCGTGGAAGTATTTTAACAGCAGTAGTCAAGCGAGTGCTTTGAGAGAGACATTTAGATTCAATAAAAAGTATGACTCAGCAGCTGTCCATTCTCTAGAGTCAGCAAAATCAGCACTTAAAATACAACAGCCTATTTTTGTCGGTGTCCACATGCGCATAGGAGACCTCAAGGACAAAGATCGCTTAAATTATGGATACCAAATGGCAAACCAAAGTTTTTACTTAAATGCATTAGAAGCAGCAAAAACATGCTTAAACCAATCAGaatctattatttttattgtggcATCGGACACACTGAAGGATGCTAAAGAAATGCTCTCTCCAGCAGAAAAATTGTACAATATTGTCTGGTTACACGGGTCAGCGTATGAAGACTTTGCTACGCTGTCCTATTGTAATCACAGCATTATTAGTGGGGGAACTTATGGGTTCTGGACAGCGTGGTTGGCTGGAGGTG